A stretch of the Rosa rugosa chromosome 5, drRosRugo1.1, whole genome shotgun sequence genome encodes the following:
- the LOC133712269 gene encoding uncharacterized protein LOC133712269, which yields MTIAVVETIWSKVTTFRWLNPLFKRGRNQKLELYHITICPSFRKSSKCFSFARRIIPETEDGRFFIAKSHNSGRMEIISCKCSFCSGVCPLGLLVKQQGFVYLRSHLFFSSGCCSSGFLAEEFRCGDF from the exons ATGACTATTGCGGTGGTGGAAAC GATTTGGAGCAAAGTCACAACATTCCGATGGCTAAATCCACTTTTCAAGAGGGGTCGAAACCAAAAGCTGGAATTATACCATATTACCATCTGTCCCTCCTTCAGAAAGAGCAGCAAATGCTTCAGCTTTGCTCGAAGAATCATTCCGGAAACAGAAGATGGAAGATTCTTCATTGCCAAAAGCCATAATTCGGGCCGTATGGAAATCATTAGCTGTAAATGCAGTTTTTGCAG TGGGGTTTGCCCACTAGGGCTCTTGGTGAAGCAACAAGGGTTTGTGTATCTTCGATCTCATCTGTTCTTTTCATCCGGTTGTTGTTCCTCTGGTTTCTTGGCGGAAGAATTTCGGTGTGGTGATTTCTGA
- the LOC133710774 gene encoding mitotic spindle checkpoint protein MAD2 codes for MASSRTATKDIITLRGSAAIVSEFFGYSANSILYNRGVYPEESFVKVKKYGLPMLLTQDEGLKSFIANLTSQLSEWLESGKLQRIVLVIMSKATNEVLERWNFSIETDSEVVEKGVSREKSDKEIMREIQAIMRQIASSITYLPCLDEPCVFDVLAYTDKDVQVPFTWVESDPKLIDNPQMVKLHSFDTKIHKVNTLVSYKNDEWDEE; via the exons ATGGCTTCATCAAGAACCGCAACCAAGGACATCATCACTCTGCGTGGCTCCGCTGCCATTGTCAGCGAGTTTTTTG GCTATTCAGCGAACAG CATTTTGTACAATCGAGGAGTGTATCCTGAAGAAAGTTTTGTAAAGGTCAAGAAATATGGGCTGCCTATGTTGCTCACTCAGGATGAGGGTCTCAAATCTTTTATTGCCAATCTAACTTCCCAGCTTTCTG AATGGCTGGAATCTGGCAAGTTACAGAGGATTGTTCTGGTGATCATGAGTAAGGCCACTAATGAGGTTCTAGAGAGGTGGAACTTCAGCATCGAGACAGACAGCGAGGTCGTCGAGAAGGG TGTTTCGAGGGAAAAGAGTGACAAGGAGATTATGAGGGAGATTCAAGCAATCATGAGGCAGATTGCTTCTAGCATTACTTATCTGCCATGCCTTGATGAACCCT GTGTTTTCGATGTTTTGGCATACACTGATAAGGATGTTCAAGTCCCATTCACTTGGGTGGAAAGTGATCCCAAACTGATAGACAATCCACAAATGGTGAAGCTGCATTCCTTTGACACCAAG ATTCACAAGGTCAACACTCTGGTATCCTACAAGAACGATGAATGGGATGAGGAGTAG